The following are encoded together in the Deltaproteobacteria bacterium genome:
- a CDS encoding DUF86 domain-containing protein, with amino-acid sequence MLDAISMRLQVIGESVKRIQKKGSSLLSRFAEIEWDKIARFRDLVSHHYDHVDHKIVYISVRTISQS; translated from the coding sequence GTGTTGGATGCAATCTCCATGCGGCTCCAGGTCATAGGCGAGTCGGTGAAACGAATCCAAAAAAAAGGATCTTCGCTTCTGAGTCGTTTTGCCGAAATTGAGTGGGATAAGATTGCACGATTCCGGGATCTGGTTTCTCATCACTATGACCATGTGGATCATAAAATCGTCTATATATCTGTCAGAACCATATCCCAAAGCTGA
- a CDS encoding PIN domain-containing protein: protein MQMLAGLDTGFFFALQNQHPLALRIWDEVEKLTSVIVLYELQRKLLKGQFEDWPTMISDISLAVAIVPLDKKTALQASHIGHGTGMPGLDALILSSLLVSECTEIYTADAHFELYQKKGLKIINLSL from the coding sequence ATGCAGATGCTTGCAGGTCTTGATACCGGCTTTTTCTTTGCCCTACAAAACCAACATCCGCTTGCGCTTCGAATCTGGGATGAGGTCGAAAAGCTCACATCCGTCATCGTCTTATATGAGCTGCAGAGAAAACTTCTGAAGGGACAATTCGAGGACTGGCCGACGATGATTTCTGATATCAGTCTGGCAGTAGCCATAGTTCCTCTTGACAAGAAAACAGCCTTACAAGCGAGTCACATAGGGCACGGCACCGGTATGCCGGGGCTTGACGCATTAATACTGAGTTCACTCTTGGTATCTGAATGTACCGAAATTTACACCGCGGATGCGCATTTTGAGCTTTACCAAAAAAAGGGGCTCAAGATCATTAACCTCTCCTTATAA
- a CDS encoding TraR/DksA C4-type zinc finger protein, protein MNADKIMEQEDFRRCAEFHGHFCPGLAIGYRAGKAALEWLAERRAPDEEIVATVETNACGTDAIQVLTGCTLGKGNLLCRDQGKHAYTIVSRKTGEGVRIALLHGVMNLNDRHLDLIQKIREDRATPEEKSEFQALHLNKGRELLETPLEALFSIRKTSTPVPEKAVIEPSRPCDRCGEPAMISRMVTVDGRTLCGDCAES, encoded by the coding sequence ATGAATGCAGATAAAATCATGGAGCAGGAAGACTTCAGGCGGTGCGCCGAGTTCCACGGGCACTTTTGCCCCGGACTGGCCATCGGGTACCGGGCCGGCAAAGCGGCCCTTGAATGGCTTGCAGAGAGGAGGGCCCCGGATGAGGAAATCGTGGCCACCGTGGAGACCAATGCCTGCGGAACAGACGCCATTCAGGTCCTGACCGGATGCACCCTGGGCAAGGGAAACCTTCTCTGCAGGGATCAGGGGAAACACGCGTATACGATCGTAAGCCGAAAAACAGGGGAGGGGGTCCGCATCGCCCTGCTCCATGGCGTCATGAACCTGAATGATCGACACCTGGACCTGATTCAGAAGATCAGGGAGGATCGGGCCACGCCGGAGGAGAAGAGCGAATTTCAGGCGCTTCACCTGAATAAAGGACGGGAACTCCTGGAAACGCCCCTGGAAGCGCTTTTTTCGATCCGGAAAACCAGCACACCTGTCCCTGAAAAGGCCGTCATCGAGCCTTCCAGGCCGTGCGACCGCTGCGGGGAACCTGCCATGATATCCAGGATGGTGACCGTCGACGGCCGGACATTGTGCGGGGACTGTGCGGAATCATGA
- a CDS encoding acyl-CoA dehydrogenase family protein: MEIRFSFEEREIRRSVRKFVKNELLPVCREVDDTGVLPDAVKDKLFSMGLLKASFPEAWGGAGGTFTGLVIALKELSYATLVPAWLLFENFMLAYPLLNYGSDALKSAYLEPLLSLNRIGAFAFTEADTGSDPLQLKTVAQKVEQGWLINGSKRFITHSGICDHLLLFAKTGDGVSAFLIESKRKGYRAGKRESFIHVRGFDNGDLYLEDYLAPDDHLIGRADQGFEILLKTEAVGKIAFCALFVGMAQRALDLAVTYALHRTHRGKPIGARFQMTQVKLANMVTKIEAMKAYLFHVCALADQGKDVFMEAAALKLFVAGEIKGITSDAMEIHGAYGLSREYDIAGLYQTAISAQAVMGSLDIQRVIVAKSALSRMDLGG; this comes from the coding sequence ATGGAAATCAGATTTTCATTTGAGGAACGGGAGATTCGGAGATCGGTTCGGAAATTCGTAAAGAACGAGCTCCTCCCCGTCTGCCGGGAGGTGGACGACACAGGAGTGCTTCCCGATGCGGTAAAGGACAAGCTCTTTTCCATGGGTCTTCTTAAAGCCTCCTTCCCTGAGGCGTGGGGCGGTGCGGGGGGGACGTTTACAGGGCTGGTCATCGCCTTGAAAGAGTTATCCTATGCCACGCTGGTGCCTGCCTGGCTCCTGTTTGAAAACTTCATGTTGGCCTATCCCCTCTTGAACTACGGATCCGACGCGTTGAAGTCCGCCTATCTGGAACCCCTCCTCTCTTTAAACCGTATCGGGGCCTTCGCCTTTACCGAGGCCGATACCGGATCCGATCCCCTTCAGCTCAAGACCGTCGCACAGAAGGTGGAACAAGGCTGGCTGATCAACGGTTCAAAGCGGTTCATCACCCATTCAGGCATATGCGATCATCTGCTCCTTTTCGCCAAGACAGGAGACGGCGTGTCCGCGTTTCTGATAGAATCAAAACGCAAAGGGTACAGGGCAGGCAAGAGAGAGTCCTTTATCCATGTCAGGGGATTTGACAACGGGGATCTCTATCTCGAAGATTATCTTGCGCCGGATGATCATCTGATCGGTCGGGCAGACCAGGGATTTGAAATCCTGTTGAAGACAGAGGCGGTGGGGAAGATCGCGTTTTGTGCCCTTTTTGTGGGGATGGCGCAAAGGGCGCTGGACCTGGCCGTCACCTATGCGCTTCATCGCACCCACAGGGGAAAACCGATCGGCGCCAGGTTCCAGATGACCCAGGTCAAGCTGGCCAATATGGTGACAAAGATAGAGGCCATGAAGGCGTATCTTTTTCATGTTTGCGCCCTGGCGGACCAGGGAAAAGATGTCTTTATGGAAGCGGCCGCCCTCAAGCTGTTCGTTGCAGGCGAGATAAAGGGGATCACGTCCGACGCCATGGAGATTCACGGGGCTTACGGTCTCAGCAGGGAATATGATATCGCCGGTCTGTATCAGACGGCCATCAGCGCCCAGGCGGTCATGGGGAGTCTGGATATCCAGCGGGTAATCGTGGCCAAGAGCGCCCTCAGCAGAATGGATCTTGGCGGATAG
- a CDS encoding four helix bundle suffix domain-containing protein, with the protein MPKKLRPSGGYRKTVSFQTATIIYDATYWFCEKYIDPLSRTVDQMVQAARSGRQNIAEGSRTSATSSHTELRLLNVARASFEELLLDFEDFLRHRRLALWAPNSAEAAAVRQVPQRFKKNQTDRSDRKDLTDLSDQERWALYAPWLEHENPAVRANALICLINQANYLLDQQIAALERQFVEGGGYSEQLAAARLAERSRKKKPDQSVQSDPTDQIPDCPQCGKPMVLRTAKTGKNLGKQFWGCSDYPDCRGVQKL; encoded by the coding sequence ATGCCTAAGAAACTTCGGCCAAGCGGCGGGTACCGAAAGACGGTCAGTTTTCAGACGGCAACCATCATCTACGACGCGACCTACTGGTTTTGCGAGAAATACATTGACCCGCTCTCGCGCACCGTGGATCAAATGGTGCAAGCGGCCCGTTCCGGCCGGCAAAACATCGCCGAAGGGAGCCGGACCTCTGCAACCTCTTCCCATACGGAGTTACGGTTGCTCAATGTGGCCCGCGCCAGCTTTGAGGAACTGCTCCTCGACTTTGAGGATTTTCTGAGGCATCGGCGGCTGGCTCTGTGGGCGCCGAATTCAGCGGAGGCTGCCGCCGTCCGGCAGGTGCCGCAGAGGTTTAAAAAAAACCAGACGGATCGGTCTGACCGGAAGGATTTGACGGATCTGTCCGATCAGGAGCGCTGGGCACTTTATGCGCCCTGGCTGGAACACGAAAATCCTGCGGTGCGGGCGAATGCCCTGATCTGCCTGATAAACCAGGCCAACTACCTGCTGGATCAGCAGATTGCCGCCCTGGAAAGGCAATTTGTCGAAGGCGGGGGCTACAGTGAACAACTGGCCGCGGCCAGGCTGGCGGAACGGAGCAGAAAGAAGAAACCGGATCAGTCCGTTCAATCTGATCCGACCGATCAGATTCCGGACTGTCCACAATGTGGCAAGCCGATGGTGCTGCGGACCGCAAAAACCGGAAAGAACCTTGGAAAGCAGTTCTGGGGCTGCTCAGATTACCCGGATTGCAGAGGGGTGCAGAAACTGTAA
- a CDS encoding type II toxin-antitoxin system RelE/ParE family toxin, which yields MSGYKLRVPDHLVGFIRGLHPEIRRKIKGSLKIITSEPGSGKPLKDELEGLRSLRVSRFRIVYRIADPKEIQIVAIGPRDRIYEETYRLIRRENRSQRG from the coding sequence ATGTCCGGATATAAACTCAGAGTCCCCGATCACCTCGTCGGATTCATTCGGGGCCTCCATCCCGAAATACGGAGAAAGATCAAGGGCTCACTCAAGATCATTACCTCTGAGCCCGGCTCCGGAAAGCCGCTGAAAGACGAACTGGAAGGGCTCAGAAGCCTTAGGGTAAGCCGGTTCAGAATCGTCTATCGCATTGCCGATCCCAAAGAGATTCAGATTGTCGCTATTGGGCCCCGGGACCGAATCTATGAGGAGACCTACCGCCTCATTCGCAGGGAAAACAGAAGCCAAAGAGGGTAA
- a CDS encoding type II toxin-antitoxin system Phd/YefM family antitoxin: MATLSLSEAKMKLSWLVDKVNTTDEEVVITKNGRPAAVLVSPDEFEGWNETLLIRSDPAFLSEIKKGIRILRQNKAKLYTLEELFDE; this comes from the coding sequence ATGGCGACACTATCCCTTTCCGAGGCAAAAATGAAACTCAGTTGGCTGGTTGACAAGGTCAACACCACCGACGAGGAGGTCGTTATCACAAAGAACGGGCGTCCGGCCGCAGTCCTTGTCAGCCCTGATGAATTCGAGGGCTGGAATGAGACCCTTCTCATTCGATCCGATCCTGCATTTCTAAGCGAGATCAAAAAGGGTATTCGAATACTCAGGCAAAATAAGGCAAAGCTCTACACCCTTGAAGAGCTCTTCGATGAGTAA
- a CDS encoding HAD-IA family hydrolase, producing MDHIKAIGFDLFNTLIIAEAGALDEAMRRLMTGLAQNGVCPEIEPFQQAYREAALGFIRQAAKDGVETHNRFWISAALEGTGYSLSPDDPRISTAVEAYFSAFFDYCHPVPGTHAMLETLRGSYRLGLLSNFTHAPAALKLIDLLGLDDFFEVVLISGEMGFRKPHPRVFDKLAGSLGVDGGEMLYVGDDTDADIGGALSAGIQPVWFTYARDRKSPLPLGATSDPSEIPAPDIPSISSWGELPALLHR from the coding sequence ATGGACCATATCAAGGCAATCGGATTCGATCTCTTCAACACCCTGATTATCGCAGAGGCCGGCGCGCTCGATGAGGCCATGCGGCGATTGATGACGGGCCTGGCGCAAAACGGCGTCTGCCCGGAGATCGAACCGTTTCAACAGGCCTACCGGGAGGCCGCCCTCGGTTTTATCCGACAGGCGGCCAAGGACGGCGTGGAGACCCATAACCGGTTCTGGATCAGTGCGGCCCTGGAGGGGACGGGGTACTCCTTGAGTCCTGATGATCCCCGCATATCCACTGCTGTTGAGGCCTATTTTTCCGCCTTTTTCGATTACTGCCATCCTGTCCCCGGAACCCATGCCATGCTCGAGACGCTCAGGGGGTCATACCGTCTGGGTCTGCTCTCCAATTTTACCCACGCCCCCGCGGCCCTGAAGCTCATCGATCTTCTGGGTCTGGATGATTTTTTCGAGGTGGTGCTGATCTCCGGTGAGATGGGGTTCCGGAAGCCCCACCCGCGGGTCTTTGACAAGCTCGCGGGTTCCCTGGGAGTGGACGGGGGAGAGATGCTTTACGTGGGGGATGATACCGATGCCGATATCGGCGGGGCCCTCAGCGCGGGGATTCAGCCGGTCTGGTTCACCTATGCCCGCGACCGGAAAAGCCCCCTGCCTCTCGGGGCAACATCCGACCCATCCGAGATCCCGGCCCCCGACATCCCCTCGATTTCCAGCTGGGGGGAATTGCCGGCCCTTCTGCATCGGTGA
- a CDS encoding ABC transporter ATP-binding protein, protein MMLTIAGIEFSYNSHPVLSNIHLELDRGSILAVLGVNGAGKSTFLKCINRILHVRKGAVGLHGEDVLRMKGEEIARHMGYVPQRYGEEELTVFDAVLLGRTPYVKWKADETDFTVVETTLKQMGLEALAMRPVSTLSGGEMQKVVLARALAQEPDLLLLDEPTSNLDLKNQLEVMGLVQTAVRKRGLSAIVCLHDINLALRYADRFLMLRDGRVHTQGGRAAVTPEAIHQVYGVRVILGEVQGYPIVVALNGNGGKPVS, encoded by the coding sequence ATGATGCTTACCATTGCCGGGATCGAGTTCAGCTACAACAGCCACCCTGTCCTGAGCAACATCCATCTGGAGCTGGATCGTGGTTCCATCCTGGCCGTGCTGGGGGTGAACGGGGCCGGAAAATCCACCTTTCTGAAGTGTATCAACCGGATTCTCCATGTCAGGAAGGGAGCCGTCGGTCTTCACGGTGAAGATGTCCTCCGCATGAAAGGGGAGGAAATTGCGAGACATATGGGATATGTGCCCCAGAGATACGGCGAAGAGGAACTGACGGTTTTTGATGCGGTTCTCCTGGGGCGAACGCCCTACGTGAAATGGAAGGCCGATGAAACGGATTTCACGGTTGTTGAAACCACCCTCAAACAGATGGGACTGGAGGCCCTTGCCATGAGGCCGGTGAGCACCCTCAGCGGCGGCGAGATGCAGAAGGTGGTCCTGGCCAGGGCCCTGGCCCAGGAGCCGGACCTCCTTCTGCTGGACGAGCCCACCAGTAATCTGGACCTCAAGAACCAGTTGGAGGTCATGGGTCTGGTCCAAACGGCCGTCAGAAAACGGGGGTTGTCTGCCATCGTCTGTCTGCATGATATCAATCTCGCCTTGCGATACGCCGACCGTTTTCTGATGCTCAGAGACGGCAGGGTCCATACCCAGGGGGGCAGGGCCGCGGTGACCCCGGAGGCGATCCATCAGGTTTATGGGGTCCGGGTGATCTTGGGCGAGGTACAGGGATACCCTATTGTTGTGGCCCTGAATGGAAACGGAGGGAAGCCGGTGAGCTGA
- a CDS encoding type 1 glutamine amidotransferase, with protein MELDGKKIIVLVEEMFNDQEFWYPFYRLKEAGAQVVVVGSGSAGTYAGKSGTQAAPDAVADNVSASEFDGIIIPGGYAPDHMRRYPAMVKLVKELFEAQKVVAAICHAGWMLASAGILKGRTVTSVSAIKDDLIHAGANWVDEEVVIDGKLITSRKPDDLPAFMRAVIKALGR; from the coding sequence ATGGAACTTGACGGAAAGAAGATAATCGTCCTGGTGGAAGAGATGTTCAATGATCAAGAATTCTGGTATCCCTTTTACCGGCTCAAGGAGGCGGGGGCTCAGGTGGTCGTGGTGGGGTCGGGAAGCGCCGGGACATACGCCGGCAAATCAGGGACCCAGGCAGCGCCGGATGCCGTGGCCGACAATGTTTCGGCCTCGGAATTCGATGGCATCATCATTCCGGGCGGATACGCGCCGGATCATATGCGGCGGTATCCGGCCATGGTCAAACTGGTAAAGGAGCTGTTTGAGGCGCAGAAAGTGGTGGCAGCCATCTGCCACGCCGGATGGATGCTCGCATCTGCCGGAATACTCAAAGGCCGCACGGTGACGTCGGTTTCCGCAATCAAGGACGACCTGATTCATGCAGGGGCGAACTGGGTAGACGAGGAAGTGGTGATAGACGGAAAATTGATCACCAGTAGAAAACCGGATGATCTTCCCGCATTCATGAGGGCGGTTATCAAAGCGCTTGGGCGATAG
- a CDS encoding antibiotic biosynthesis monooxygenase: MIGVIATLPIQDKKMEEAIHLIKELMAGVAKEEGTLSYTMNQDKAKPNTIIIMERYKDQAALDYHSSTPHFKAFFKGIGAVLAGKPEINVMEEIHSIR, encoded by the coding sequence ATGATCGGAGTTATTGCAACACTGCCCATTCAAGACAAAAAAATGGAGGAAGCCATCCACCTCATCAAGGAACTGATGGCCGGTGTGGCCAAGGAAGAAGGAACCCTTTCCTATACCATGAACCAGGACAAGGCCAAACCCAACACGATCATCATCATGGAGCGTTATAAAGACCAGGCGGCCCTTGATTATCATTCCTCCACGCCCCACTTCAAGGCCTTCTTCAAGGGGATCGGGGCGGTCCTGGCGGGGAAACCGGAAATCAATGTCATGGAAGAGATCCATTCGATCCGGTAA
- a CDS encoding iron ABC transporter permease: protein MIHADETETGTGSSLTASYKGVLRQKTMFFFALLALLGILAVYAIAAGTYDLSPLKVIRSLLGYEKGAADIVIWNIRMPRIVAAIVAGWGLAISGVAMQCLLRNPLGSPFTLGISHGAAFGAALAIVVLGGGATQSSVLRTTASNLIFVENIVSVTFFAFLGAMAATLVILALSRMKRLSPGSIILAGVALSSLFVSGTILIQYFATEVEIATIVFWTFGDVSRSSWKEIGVMTAASAGVTVYFVLNRWRLNALSSGEDVARGIGVDVERVRLWGMLMAALIAALVTAFHGVIAFLGLLAPHIARRMVGADHRLLIPFASIVGALLLLLADTVGRILIGSGTLPVGVLTSFMGAPLFLYLLTRGYGK from the coding sequence ATGATCCATGCAGACGAGACGGAAACCGGGACCGGGAGTTCGCTGACAGCCTCCTACAAGGGGGTCTTGCGACAGAAAACGATGTTCTTTTTTGCCCTGCTGGCGCTCCTGGGAATATTGGCCGTCTACGCCATTGCGGCCGGAACCTATGACCTGTCGCCGCTGAAGGTTATCCGGTCCCTGTTGGGGTACGAGAAAGGGGCTGCCGACATCGTAATCTGGAATATCCGGATGCCCAGAATCGTGGCAGCCATCGTGGCCGGATGGGGCCTGGCCATCTCCGGCGTGGCCATGCAGTGCCTCCTCAGAAATCCCCTCGGTTCTCCCTTTACCCTGGGAATCAGCCATGGGGCCGCTTTTGGCGCGGCCCTCGCCATTGTTGTCCTGGGAGGGGGCGCGACCCAGAGCAGTGTCCTGAGGACCACGGCCTCAAACCTGATATTTGTCGAGAACATCGTCTCCGTCACCTTCTTTGCATTTTTGGGGGCCATGGCGGCCACGCTGGTGATCCTGGCCCTCTCCAGGATGAAGCGGCTCTCGCCCGGTTCCATTATCCTGGCCGGGGTTGCCCTCTCCTCCCTCTTTGTCTCAGGGACCATCCTGATCCAGTATTTTGCCACAGAGGTGGAGATCGCCACCATTGTCTTCTGGACCTTTGGGGATGTCTCCCGATCGAGTTGGAAGGAGATCGGCGTGATGACCGCGGCGTCGGCAGGGGTCACCGTCTATTTTGTCCTGAACCGATGGCGGTTGAATGCCCTCTCCTCAGGGGAGGACGTGGCCAGGGGGATCGGGGTGGATGTGGAGAGGGTGCGATTGTGGGGCATGCTCATGGCCGCGCTGATCGCGGCCCTGGTGACCGCCTTTCACGGGGTTATCGCCTTTCTGGGTCTTCTGGCCCCCCATATTGCCCGGCGCATGGTGGGGGCGGATCATCGTCTCTTGATCCCCTTTGCCTCCATAGTGGGTGCCCTCCTCCTGCTTTTGGCGGACACGGTGGGCCGGATCCTGATAGGCTCCGGGACCCTTCCCGTAGGCGTCCTCACCTCTTTTATGGGTGCGCCGCTCTTTCTCTATCTTCTCACAAGGGGGTACGGAAAATGA
- the hflX gene encoding GTPase HflX produces MQQLTPDMKDEKITALLIGVCLPNQSMAAREVSMQELDRLADTAGIAVAGKCIQRREKQNPRTYAGEGFIQNCLEEAEEAVDILIFDNDLTGSQARNIEKTFSIEAIDRTEVILRIFHDHAQTKEARLQVRLAELKYELPRLKSMWTHLDRERFGSRAGAGVAFRGMGEKQSEKDRQRLQREIHDIEKSLVTIIRRIDTQRKRRQRDCRNVGLVGYTNAGKSTLFNRLTKAAVLVEDRLFATLDSTSRSLNRMTLQDVVISDTVGFISNLPHHLIASFRATLREAENADLLLNVIDISDDDFERHMEEVDRVLREIGAGDIPQLLVFNKIDLADTAVLDRVRKNYPDAVFISASRGDHIDSLLDEIHARLNAPRRYRLSIPQDRQKAIHYAYNHGRILEKAYDGNMVRLKVEMGSKEIRQLEAYVDKG; encoded by the coding sequence ATGCAGCAACTCACACCTGACATGAAAGACGAAAAAATTACGGCCCTCTTGATAGGCGTGTGTCTGCCGAACCAGAGCATGGCGGCCAGAGAGGTTTCCATGCAGGAACTGGATCGGCTGGCGGATACGGCCGGAATCGCTGTGGCGGGGAAGTGCATTCAGAGAAGGGAGAAGCAGAATCCGCGAACTTATGCCGGGGAGGGATTCATCCAAAATTGCCTTGAAGAGGCGGAAGAAGCGGTTGATATCCTGATTTTCGACAACGATTTGACCGGTTCTCAGGCCCGCAACATAGAGAAGACGTTTTCCATAGAGGCCATTGACCGTACCGAGGTGATCCTGAGGATCTTTCATGATCACGCACAGACCAAAGAGGCCCGGCTGCAGGTCAGGCTGGCGGAACTGAAATACGAGCTTCCCAGGCTGAAGAGCATGTGGACCCATCTTGACCGGGAGCGGTTCGGCAGCAGGGCCGGGGCCGGGGTTGCGTTCAGGGGGATGGGAGAAAAGCAGAGTGAGAAAGACCGGCAGCGGCTTCAGCGGGAAATCCACGATATCGAGAAGTCCCTTGTCACCATCATCCGGAGGATCGATACCCAAAGGAAGCGACGGCAGAGGGACTGCAGAAATGTGGGTCTTGTGGGATACACCAATGCAGGGAAGTCCACCCTGTTCAACAGGTTGACCAAGGCCGCGGTGCTGGTGGAAGACAGGCTTTTTGCCACGCTCGATTCCACGTCCCGGTCCCTGAACCGGATGACCCTTCAGGATGTGGTGATCAGCGATACGGTAGGGTTCATCTCCAACCTGCCCCACCATCTGATTGCATCCTTTCGGGCAACCCTGAGGGAGGCCGAGAACGCTGATCTCCTCTTAAACGTGATCGACATATCCGACGATGATTTCGAAAGGCATATGGAAGAGGTGGACCGGGTATTGAGGGAGATCGGAGCGGGCGACATCCCCCAATTGCTGGTATTCAATAAGATAGACCTGGCCGACACTGCGGTTTTGGACAGGGTCCGGAAAAACTATCCGGATGCCGTATTCATCTCAGCCTCCAGGGGGGACCACATCGACAGCCTGCTGGACGAGATCCACGCCCGCCTGAACGCCCCCCGGCGATACCGGCTGTCCATTCCCCAAGACCGGCAGAAGGCCATCCATTATGCCTATAACCATGGCCGGATCCTGGAAAAGGCATATGACGGCAATATGGTGAGACTGAAGGTGGAAATGGGGAGCAAAGAAATCCGGCAGCTTGAGGCGTACGTGGACAAGGGATGA
- a CDS encoding iron ABC transporter substrate-binding protein, which translates to MKKPSCIFLLCCMAALASLWAVGLAMAGDSMTVTDMEGRKVAVPADPNRVIAIGPGTLRILCYLEAKEKIAGIENFENVRTQGRPYWIASPELKDLPVIGPGGPQHLNKEPDLEAVLKVNPDVIFATYMKPATADALQKKIGIPVVILTYGRFPAFNERLYDSLRLAGKILGKEARAEAVVDFIEGAKKDLLKRTDGIDPSRKPRVYIGGVGFRGVQGIESTDPDYIPLEWVRADNIAAGASGENHLFIDREKLLMWDPDVIFVDAGGYGLIKQDFEKKSKFYQSLKAFQNGRVYVLLPFIYYVANIGTAVADAYGAGKILYPERFQDIDLAEKADEIYTFLVGAPAYKKMVRDFGPLGAPF; encoded by the coding sequence ATGAAAAAACCTTCATGCATTTTTCTGTTGTGCTGCATGGCAGCCCTTGCATCCCTGTGGGCTGTGGGCCTGGCAATGGCCGGTGATTCCATGACCGTTACCGACATGGAAGGCCGGAAGGTTGCGGTCCCAGCGGATCCGAACCGCGTCATCGCCATCGGACCCGGGACACTCCGAATTTTGTGCTATCTGGAAGCAAAAGAGAAGATCGCCGGAATCGAAAACTTTGAAAATGTCCGTACACAGGGCCGACCCTACTGGATTGCCAGTCCCGAGCTTAAAGATCTTCCGGTGATCGGTCCCGGCGGCCCCCAGCACCTGAACAAGGAGCCCGACCTCGAGGCGGTCCTCAAGGTCAACCCCGATGTGATCTTCGCCACCTATATGAAACCCGCTACAGCCGATGCCCTTCAGAAAAAAATCGGTATCCCGGTGGTGATCCTCACCTATGGGCGGTTTCCAGCCTTCAACGAGAGGCTCTATGATTCCCTCAGACTGGCCGGCAAGATCCTGGGAAAGGAGGCTCGTGCTGAAGCGGTCGTAGACTTTATTGAGGGCGCGAAAAAGGACCTCCTGAAAAGAACCGACGGCATCGACCCTTCCAGGAAGCCCAGGGTCTACATCGGGGGGGTTGGTTTCAGGGGGGTTCAGGGCATCGAGAGTACGGATCCAGACTACATTCCCCTGGAGTGGGTCCGGGCCGACAATATCGCGGCCGGTGCATCCGGGGAAAACCACCTCTTTATCGACAGGGAAAAACTCCTCATGTGGGACCCGGACGTCATCTTCGTGGACGCCGGCGGATACGGCCTCATTAAGCAGGATTTTGAAAAAAAGTCCAAATTCTATCAATCCCTGAAGGCCTTTCAAAACGGCCGTGTCTACGTACTCCTCCCGTTCATCTACTACGTAGCCAATATCGGGACGGCCGTGGCCGATGCCTATGGGGCAGGCAAGATTCTTTATCCCGAGCGTTTTCAGGATATCGACCTTGCAGAAAAGGCGGACGAGATCTATACCTTCCTTGTGGGGGCCCCGGCATACAAAAAGATGGTCCGTGACTTCGGTCCCCTCGGAGCCCCTTTTTAG